AAATTTTGATTTAAATTCGAAATTAACAAAGCCTTGTTTAGAAACGTTGGCTATCATTGCCTATGAGCAACCAATTACTAAGATTGCCATTGATGAAATTCGAGGAGTAAATAGTTCGCAAAGAGCAATTCAAAAATTATTATCTTATCAATTGATTGAAGAGATTGGGCGTTTAGAACAAATTGGTCGGCCAAAACTTTACGGCACTACAGATTATTTCTTATCTTATTTTGAACTAAATTCTTTAGAAGACTTACCACCATTAACGCAAGAAGAAAAAGGAAAAGAAACAGAGTCCTTTTTTGCTACTAAAGATTCAGAAGAAAACGAAGAAGAAATATAAAGAAAAATATAATGGATAATTAAAAAGATAAAGAAAGGAAGCTATAGAAAGGAATCAGAATCATTTTTCTATAGGAGGAAAGGTATATGGAACGTTTACAAAAAGTAATGGCTCATGCTGGGGTCGCTTCACGTCGAAAATGTGAAGATTTAATTACGCAAGGAGTAGTTACAGTTAATGGGAAAACAGTGACAGAATTAGGATATAAAGTGTCTACACAAGATCGAATCGAAGTAAATGGAGTCCCAATTAGTAAAGAAGCTCCAGTTTATTATCTTTTTTATAAACCAAGAGGAGTAATCTCTGCTGTATCTGACGATAAAGGTCGCCCAGTAGTTACTGATTATTTCACAGATGTCCCAGAACGTATTTATCCAGTCGGACGTCTAGATTATGACACTTCTGGTTTATTATTATTAACCAATGATGGAGAATTTTCTCAGCGTTTGACACACCCTAAATATGAATTGGATAAAGTGTATGTGGCAAAAGTAAAAGGAATTGCAGACAAATATAATTTACGTCCGATTGCTTATGGTATGAAATTAGATGGTAAAAAGACAGCACCGGCTCGTTACGAAATTTTATCTGTAGATGAAACAAAAGGTTCAAGTGTTGTTTCTTTAACGATTCATGAAGGTCGTTACCATCAAGTAAAACGTATGTTTGAGGCTTGTGGATTACCGGTGCAAAAATTATGTCGTGAACAATATGGATTTTTAACACTGCAAGGATTACGTCCAGGTCAATATCGTGCATTAACTCCAAAAGAAGTGAAAAAATTAATGGCAGAAACAAAACGTTAATTTTTTCTTTGACGAATCGCGTGAGTAGGGCAGCATTTGGCAGCGTTTGCTAAAGGCTGCTCTTCTTCTTTTGTTGGCAAGTATTCATCTTGATCTGTATTTTTCCAACAAACAATGCTATTGTCATCATAATCAATGCAAGTAGGGGCCTTTCTTTGGCAAAGACCACACATAATGCATTCTTCTTTTTTTAAATAATATGAACTCATGTTGTCTCCTTTATTTTTTATAGAAAGTAGGTTTCAGATGTCATTTCAATGCTTTATTTTAAATCTATTTCGACATGGTCGCAAGTGTCGTGCTAGTACCGCTTATTTTGTATTAGTAGGAAAGAAAACAAATTCTGTTTTGACCTATGCGGCTTGCTACCATTTATTTTCGTATTACCATTTACTCCCTCAATTAACGAAAGAGGACTATTGGCAAGCAATCGATCAATTAGTAAAAGAAGGAAAAGTGATTTATACCGACCCATGGATTCAATTAACAGAACAGGGACAAGAGGAATTGGAAAAAACACCTGTTCTTTTAAAAGGATGTTTTGGTAAATATGATCAATGGCTATTTTCTCTACAGCGACGTTGGCTTTTTATTCAACAAATTCTTTCTGAATATAGCTATAAGAATCAACGTTATTTACCATTAACGAAAAATTATACTGAAAAAAAAGAAGTAAAACAGATCCTCCAACGATGGGAAAAA
The nucleotide sequence above comes from Catellicoccus marimammalium M35/04/3. Encoded proteins:
- the scpB gene encoding SMC-Scp complex subunit ScpB; protein product: MRVIQKLEALLFVAGEEGIEKEELEALLHCTQKELTSFVEQWSKENQNRALQIIDKGSYYVLGTKPEYATLVEDYANFDLNSKLTKPCLETLAIIAYEQPITKIAIDEIRGVNSSQRAIQKLLSYQLIEEIGRLEQIGRPKLYGTTDYFLSYFELNSLEDLPPLTQEEKGKETESFFATKDSEENEEEI
- a CDS encoding pseudouridine synthase, whose protein sequence is MERLQKVMAHAGVASRRKCEDLITQGVVTVNGKTVTELGYKVSTQDRIEVNGVPISKEAPVYYLFYKPRGVISAVSDDKGRPVVTDYFTDVPERIYPVGRLDYDTSGLLLLTNDGEFSQRLTHPKYELDKVYVAKVKGIADKYNLRPIAYGMKLDGKKTAPARYEILSVDETKGSSVVSLTIHEGRYHQVKRMFEACGLPVQKLCREQYGFLTLQGLRPGQYRALTPKEVKKLMAETKR
- a CDS encoding ferredoxin encodes the protein MSSYYLKKEECIMCGLCQRKAPTCIDYDDNSIVCWKNTDQDEYLPTKEEEQPLANAAKCCPTHAIRQRKN